The following proteins come from a genomic window of Streptomyces liliiviolaceus:
- a CDS encoding bifunctional methylenetetrahydrofolate dehydrogenase/methenyltetrahydrofolate cyclohydrolase — protein MTAQILDGKATAAAIKSDLTVRVAALKERGITPGLGTVLVGEDPGSQKYVAGKHRDCAQVGIASIQRELPATATQEEIEAVVRELNEDPACTGYIVQLPLPKGIDENRILELMDPDKDADGLHPMNLGRLVLNEPAPLPCTPNGVLTLLRQYGVEIKGAEVVVVGRGVTIGRSMPLLLTRRSENATVTQCHTGTRDLAAHLRQADIIVAAAGSAHLIRPEDVKPGAAVLDVGVSRNAEGKIVGDVHPGVAEVAAWISPNPGGVGPMTRAQLLVNVVEAAERSAG, from the coding sequence ATGACCGCCCAGATTCTCGATGGCAAGGCCACCGCAGCCGCGATCAAGTCCGATCTGACCGTCCGCGTGGCGGCCCTGAAGGAGAGGGGCATCACGCCCGGACTCGGGACCGTCCTGGTCGGTGAGGACCCCGGCAGCCAGAAGTACGTCGCGGGCAAGCACCGCGACTGCGCGCAGGTCGGTATCGCCTCCATCCAGCGTGAACTGCCCGCGACCGCCACGCAGGAGGAGATCGAGGCGGTCGTCCGCGAGCTCAACGAGGACCCGGCCTGCACCGGGTACATCGTCCAGTTGCCGCTTCCCAAGGGCATCGACGAGAACCGCATCCTCGAACTGATGGACCCGGACAAGGACGCGGACGGGCTCCACCCGATGAACCTCGGCCGTCTCGTCCTGAACGAGCCGGCCCCGCTGCCCTGCACCCCGAACGGCGTCCTCACCCTGCTCCGGCAGTACGGAGTGGAGATCAAGGGCGCGGAGGTCGTGGTCGTCGGCCGTGGTGTGACCATCGGCCGGTCGATGCCGCTGCTGCTCACGCGGCGCTCGGAGAACGCGACGGTCACGCAGTGCCACACCGGTACGCGTGATCTGGCCGCGCATCTGCGTCAGGCCGACATCATCGTGGCCGCGGCGGGGTCCGCGCACCTGATCCGCCCCGAGGACGTGAAGCCGGGGGCGGCCGTCCTCGACGTCGGCGTCTCCCGCAACGCCGAGGGCAAGATCGTGGGCGACGTGCACCCCGGGGTGGCCGAGGTCGCCGCGTGGATCTCGCCGAACCCGGGCGGAGTGGGCCCGATGACCCGCGCCCAGCTGCTCGTCAACGTGGTCGAGGCGGCGGAACGCAGTGCCGGCTGA
- the purH gene encoding bifunctional phosphoribosylaminoimidazolecarboxamide formyltransferase/IMP cyclohydrolase, which translates to MTAESTGSAGSAGSTDTAEGSKRVIRRALVSVYDKTGLEELAQGLHAAGVELVSTGSTAAKIAAAGVPVTKVEELTGFPECLDGRVKTLHPRVHAGILADLRLESHREQLAELGVEPFQLVVVNLYPFRETVASGATPDECVEQIDIGGPSMVRAAAKNHPSVSVVTSPERYADVLSAVRDGGFDLHARKRLAAEAFQHTAAYDVTVASWFASEYAPADDSGFPEFIGSTFEKRNTLRYGENPHQGAALYVDGTGGLADAEQLHGKEMSFNNYTDTDAARRAAYDHDDPCVAIIKHANPCGIAIGANVAEAHRKAHACDPLSAFGGVIAVNRPVSKEMAEQVAEIFTEVIVAPEYEDGALEALAKKKNIRVLRAHQAPSAQVEVKQIDGGRLLQVTDRLQADGDDPSSWTLATGDALSQGELDELAFAWRACRAVKSNAILLAKDGASVGVGMGQVNRVDSAKLAVERAGAERARGSFAASDAFFPFPDGLEILTAAGVRAVVQPGGSVRDELVVEAAKKAGVTMYFTGTRHFFH; encoded by the coding sequence GTGACCGCCGAGAGCACAGGCAGCGCAGGCAGCGCCGGCAGCACAGACACGGCCGAGGGCAGCAAGCGCGTCATCCGGCGCGCGCTCGTCAGCGTCTACGACAAGACCGGACTCGAAGAGCTCGCCCAGGGCCTGCACGCGGCCGGCGTGGAGCTGGTCTCCACCGGATCCACCGCCGCGAAGATCGCCGCCGCCGGGGTGCCCGTCACCAAGGTCGAGGAGCTCACCGGCTTCCCCGAGTGCCTGGACGGCCGGGTCAAGACGCTGCACCCGCGCGTGCACGCGGGCATCCTCGCCGACCTGCGCCTTGAGTCCCACCGGGAGCAGCTCGCCGAGCTGGGCGTCGAGCCGTTCCAGCTGGTCGTCGTGAACCTCTACCCGTTCCGGGAGACCGTCGCCTCGGGCGCCACCCCCGACGAGTGCGTCGAGCAGATCGACATCGGCGGCCCCTCGATGGTCCGCGCCGCCGCCAAGAACCACCCGTCCGTCTCCGTGGTCACCAGCCCCGAGCGGTACGCCGACGTGCTGTCCGCGGTCCGCGACGGCGGCTTCGACCTGCACGCCCGCAAGCGGCTCGCCGCCGAGGCCTTCCAGCACACCGCCGCGTACGACGTCACCGTCGCCTCCTGGTTCGCGAGCGAGTACGCGCCCGCCGACGACTCGGGCTTCCCCGAGTTCATCGGCTCGACCTTCGAGAAGCGCAACACCCTGCGCTACGGCGAGAACCCGCACCAGGGCGCCGCGCTCTACGTCGACGGCACAGGCGGCCTGGCCGACGCGGAGCAGCTGCACGGCAAGGAGATGTCCTTCAACAACTACACGGACACGGACGCCGCGCGCCGTGCCGCGTACGACCACGACGACCCGTGCGTCGCGATCATCAAGCACGCCAACCCGTGCGGCATCGCGATCGGCGCGAACGTCGCCGAGGCGCACCGCAAGGCGCACGCCTGCGACCCGCTCTCCGCGTTCGGCGGCGTCATCGCCGTCAACCGCCCGGTCTCCAAGGAGATGGCGGAGCAGGTCGCGGAGATCTTCACCGAGGTCATCGTCGCGCCCGAGTACGAGGACGGCGCGCTGGAGGCCCTCGCCAAGAAGAAGAACATCCGCGTGCTGCGCGCCCACCAGGCCCCGTCCGCGCAGGTCGAGGTCAAGCAGATCGACGGCGGCCGGCTCCTGCAGGTCACCGACCGTCTCCAGGCCGACGGCGACGACCCGTCCTCCTGGACCCTGGCGACCGGCGACGCCCTCTCCCAGGGCGAGCTGGACGAACTGGCCTTCGCCTGGCGCGCCTGCCGGGCCGTCAAGTCCAACGCGATCCTCCTCGCCAAGGACGGCGCCTCCGTCGGCGTCGGCATGGGCCAGGTCAACCGCGTCGACTCCGCCAAGCTCGCGGTCGAGCGCGCGGGCGCCGAGCGGGCCCGGGGCTCCTTCGCCGCCTCGGACGCCTTCTTCCCGTTCCCCGACGGCCTGGAGATCCTGACCGCGGCCGGCGTCAGGGCGGTGGTCCAGCCCGGCGGTTCGGTCCGCGACGAACTGGTCGTCGAGGCGGCCAAGAAGGCCGGCGTGACCATGTACTTCACGGGGACGCGCCACTTCTTCCACTAG
- the purN gene encoding phosphoribosylglycinamide formyltransferase — MAKAKRVVVLVSGSGTNLQALLDAIASQGAAGYGAEIVAVGADRENIAGLERAERAGLPTFVHRVKDYGTRDEWDAALAEATGSYAPDLVVSAGFMKIVGKEFLARFGGRCVNTHPALLPSFPGAHGVRDALAYGAKVTGCTVHFVDDGVDTGPIIAQGVVEVRNEDYEDDGSALHERIKEVERRLLVDVVGRLARNGYRIEGRKVVIQ, encoded by the coding sequence GTGGCCAAGGCCAAGCGCGTCGTCGTGCTGGTCTCCGGATCAGGTACGAATCTGCAGGCCCTCCTCGACGCGATCGCGTCGCAGGGAGCGGCCGGCTACGGAGCCGAGATCGTCGCGGTCGGCGCGGACCGCGAGAACATCGCGGGGCTTGAGCGCGCCGAGCGTGCCGGGCTGCCGACCTTCGTCCACCGGGTGAAGGACTACGGGACCCGTGACGAGTGGGACGCGGCCCTGGCCGAGGCCACCGGGTCGTACGCACCGGATCTCGTCGTCTCCGCCGGGTTCATGAAGATCGTGGGCAAGGAGTTCCTGGCCCGCTTCGGCGGCCGGTGCGTGAACACCCACCCCGCCCTGCTGCCCAGCTTCCCGGGGGCGCACGGCGTCCGTGACGCCCTCGCCTACGGCGCGAAGGTCACCGGGTGCACCGTCCACTTCGTCGACGACGGCGTCGACACCGGCCCGATCATCGCCCAGGGCGTGGTCGAGGTCCGCAACGAGGACTACGAAGACGATGGATCCGCTCTCCATGAGCGCATCAAGGAAGTCGAGCGAAGGCTGCTCGTCGATGTCGTGGGGCGGCTCGCCCGCAACGGCTATCGCATCGAGGGACGAAAGGTAGTTATCCAGTGA
- a CDS encoding cell division protein PerM: MAGVTQMTDRSPDRSPDRSSDRSPSLPPPLTRLRERSPGLAAGLAGGVLAAGLGLAALAVLVTVLWISSPYPDSGPDGALHVAAALWLLAHGAELVRTDTLSGVPAPIGVTPLLLVALPVWLLHRAARDAADGKADDGDGDNDGDGVGDGDGSGARSPAVRAAWAGTVVGYLAVGAAAAVYAAGGEPSPSWTSVVLWPPLLVVTAAGAGVWTAYGRLPGPLPRALRQALDILQLGSVLPSDAGARLLTAVRAAAAGAAVLVGGGVVLVGVSLVWHGGPARLSFLQLTDSWSGRFAVLLLALALIPNAAVWGAAYALGPGFTLGAGHTAGPLLSDPGSRLPPFPLLAALPDAGRGTELNWAAGAVPVVAGVVVAWFTLKAGVPGRTRAGGGEDAASAAARRAAAWSAGRTAGALALAAALCGLALAVLAALAGGPLGVAALADFGPVWWQTGPAAALWIAAVGLPTGLALRSWRLREPRTPRVRSADPGGLRGGWARRAAGFRVRGRGVRGLGVRGLRVRRARDAEGSAEEQASEGQPTGKRPTGEHSIYEFLVHEPSAAPVRTPSPEPPTNEPPTNGSPGPASPENGSATPAPPARESSPPDSPAHEPSAQAPSGQAPSAQAPSAQMPPAQAPTPPPPPRTRWFSRFRPGRRAEGEPGEATGSRGSRGSGTSRTSRTTPDPDFEPYDFLPPSDLYGSLWNDDWHDDVSRETRWAALKKASAPVDPPD; the protein is encoded by the coding sequence ATGGCGGGCGTGACCCAGATGACCGATCGCAGCCCCGATCGCAGCCCGGACCGTAGCTCGGACCGCAGCCCGTCGTTGCCGCCGCCGCTCACCCGGCTGCGCGAACGGTCGCCCGGGCTGGCCGCGGGCCTGGCCGGCGGCGTGCTCGCGGCGGGCCTCGGACTGGCGGCGCTCGCCGTCCTCGTGACGGTCCTGTGGATCAGTTCGCCCTACCCGGACAGCGGTCCCGACGGGGCCCTGCACGTCGCCGCCGCGCTGTGGCTGCTGGCGCACGGCGCCGAACTCGTCCGCACGGACACGCTGTCCGGCGTACCCGCACCCATTGGTGTGACTCCGTTGCTCCTCGTCGCCCTGCCCGTGTGGCTGCTGCACCGCGCGGCGCGCGACGCGGCGGACGGCAAGGCCGACGACGGCGACGGTGACAACGACGGCGATGGCGTCGGTGACGGTGACGGGTCCGGGGCGCGGTCGCCCGCCGTTCGCGCGGCGTGGGCCGGAACCGTCGTGGGCTATCTGGCGGTCGGCGCCGCCGCCGCGGTGTACGCCGCGGGCGGCGAACCGAGCCCGTCGTGGACGTCCGTCGTCCTGTGGCCGCCGCTGCTCGTGGTGACCGCGGCCGGAGCGGGCGTCTGGACGGCGTACGGGCGGCTGCCCGGGCCGCTGCCACGGGCTCTGCGCCAGGCCCTCGACATTCTTCAGCTCGGGTCCGTCCTGCCTTCGGACGCCGGGGCGCGGCTCCTGACCGCCGTACGCGCCGCCGCCGCCGGGGCCGCGGTGCTCGTGGGCGGCGGGGTCGTCCTCGTCGGTGTCTCGCTGGTGTGGCACGGAGGCCCGGCGCGGCTGTCGTTCCTGCAGCTCACGGACAGCTGGTCGGGCCGGTTCGCGGTGCTGCTGCTGGCGCTGGCGCTCATCCCGAACGCGGCGGTGTGGGGGGCCGCGTACGCGCTCGGCCCCGGTTTCACGCTCGGGGCCGGGCATACGGCGGGTCCGTTGCTGTCCGACCCCGGCTCGCGGCTGCCCCCCTTCCCCCTGCTGGCGGCCCTTCCGGACGCCGGCCGGGGGACGGAGCTGAACTGGGCGGCGGGAGCCGTCCCCGTGGTGGCCGGCGTGGTGGTGGCGTGGTTCACGCTCAAGGCGGGGGTGCCGGGGCGCACGCGTGCGGGCGGGGGAGAGGACGCGGCCTCGGCGGCGGCCCGGCGCGCGGCGGCCTGGTCCGCCGGACGTACCGCCGGGGCCCTGGCGCTCGCGGCGGCCCTGTGCGGCCTGGCCCTCGCGGTCCTCGCGGCCCTGGCGGGCGGCCCCCTCGGTGTGGCCGCGCTCGCCGACTTCGGCCCTGTCTGGTGGCAGACGGGCCCGGCCGCGGCGCTCTGGATCGCGGCGGTGGGCCTGCCGACGGGCCTGGCCCTGCGCTCCTGGCGCCTGCGCGAGCCCCGGACCCCTCGCGTACGTTCCGCGGACCCGGGTGGCCTGCGGGGCGGCTGGGCGCGCCGGGCAGCGGGGTTCCGGGTACGCGGGCGTGGGGTACGGGGTCTCGGCGTACGGGGCCTTCGGGTTCGGCGCGCACGGGATGCCGAGGGGTCCGCCGAGGAGCAGGCGTCCGAGGGGCAGCCGACCGGGAAGCGGCCGACCGGGGAGCACTCGATCTACGAGTTCCTGGTCCACGAGCCTTCCGCGGCTCCGGTGAGGACTCCGAGCCCCGAGCCCCCGACGAACGAGCCCCCGACGAACGGGTCCCCGGGCCCGGCGTCCCCGGAGAACGGGTCTGCGACCCCCGCGCCCCCGGCACGCGAGTCTTCGCCCCCCGACTCTCCGGCGCACGAGCCGTCGGCCCAGGCACCGTCCGGCCAGGCACCGTCCGCCCAGGCACCGTCCGCCCAGATGCCACCCGCCCAAGCACCGACACCGCCACCGCCCCCGCGCACCCGGTGGTTCTCGCGGTTCCGGCCCGGGCGGCGGGCGGAGGGGGAACCCGGTGAAGCCACCGGCAGCCGTGGGAGCCGTGGGAGCGGTACGAGCCGTACCAGCCGTACGACTCCCGATCCCGACTTCGAGCCGTACGACTTCCTGCCGCCCTCCGACCTCTACGGGTCCCTCTGGAACGACGACTGGCACGACGACGTCTCACGCGAGACCCGCTGGGCGGCACTGAAGAAGGCGTCCGCCCCCGTCGACCCCCCGGACTGA
- a CDS encoding SigE family RNA polymerase sigma factor, translated as MTQTAAPTDADTDTDTDTGGTDTDGAATGLTPAEAFDALYAYAAPALVRQAYLLTGRRELARESVERAFQLAWQRWPEVAVDRDPAGWVRAAAYEYAMSPWHRLRLRHRAPEPPPAALDDRRLLSILLGLPPVYRRTLLLYDGVGIGLAETAAETEASTPAAANRLLYARATVARRLPELAEKEELRRRLAELGGTERLRTAPKPVVVRSGSERRARRWTRAAIAFTVLIIGSTAFTLHTAPDHYEAPQAPATKVPGVPPRSGPGPLSEEDLELRATLRDMVGKGPHRLVPQLR; from the coding sequence GTGACGCAGACCGCTGCCCCCACCGACGCCGATACGGACACCGATACCGATACCGGCGGCACCGACACCGACGGCGCCGCCACCGGCCTGACGCCCGCCGAGGCCTTCGACGCCCTCTACGCCTACGCCGCCCCCGCCCTCGTACGGCAGGCGTATCTGCTCACCGGGCGGCGTGAGCTGGCGCGGGAGTCCGTGGAGCGGGCCTTCCAGTTGGCCTGGCAGCGCTGGCCCGAGGTGGCGGTCGACCGGGATCCGGCGGGCTGGGTGCGGGCGGCGGCGTACGAGTACGCGATGTCGCCCTGGCACCGGCTGCGGCTGCGCCACCGGGCCCCGGAGCCGCCGCCTGCCGCTCTGGACGACCGCCGGCTGCTGTCCATACTGCTGGGCCTGCCGCCCGTGTACCGGCGGACCCTGCTCCTCTACGACGGGGTCGGGATCGGGCTGGCGGAGACCGCGGCCGAGACGGAGGCGAGCACTCCGGCGGCGGCGAACCGGCTGCTGTACGCGCGCGCGACCGTCGCCCGGCGGCTGCCCGAGCTGGCGGAGAAGGAGGAGCTGCGGCGGCGGCTCGCCGAGCTGGGCGGCACGGAACGGCTGCGGACCGCTCCGAAGCCCGTCGTCGTGCGCTCCGGCAGCGAGCGCCGGGCCCGCCGCTGGACCCGCGCGGCCATCGCCTTCACGGTCCTGATCATCGGCTCCACCGCGTTCACGCTGCACACGGCCCCCGATCATTACGAGGCCCCGCAGGCCCCGGCCACGAAGGTGCCCGGGGTTCCGCCTCGGTCCGGCCCGGGCCCGCTGTCCGAGGAGGACCTGGAACTGCGGGCCACCCTGCGCGACATGGTCGGCAAGGGTCCGCACAGACTCGTACCGCAGCTGCGCTGA
- the sucD gene encoding succinate--CoA ligase subunit alpha, producing the protein MAIFLNKDSKVIVQGMTGATGMKHTKLMLADGTNIVGGVNPRKAGTSVDFDGTDIPVFGTVAEAIEKTGANVSVLFVPPAFSKAAVVEAIDAEIPLAVVITEGIAVHDSAAFWAYAKSKGNKTRIIGPNCPGLITPGQSNAGIIPGDITKPGRIGLVSKSGTLTYQMMYELRDIGFSSAVGIGGDPVIGTTHIDALAAFEADPDTDLIVMIGEIGGDAEERAADYIAKNVTKPVVGYVAGFTAPEGKTMGHAGAIVSGSSGTAAAKKEALEAAGVKVGKTPTETAKLARAILAG; encoded by the coding sequence ATGGCTATCTTCCTCAACAAGGACAGCAAGGTCATCGTCCAGGGCATGACCGGTGCCACGGGCATGAAGCACACCAAGCTCATGCTCGCCGACGGCACGAACATCGTCGGCGGTGTGAACCCGCGCAAGGCCGGCACGTCGGTCGACTTCGACGGCACCGACATCCCCGTCTTCGGCACGGTCGCCGAGGCCATCGAGAAGACGGGCGCCAACGTGTCCGTCCTCTTCGTGCCGCCGGCCTTCTCCAAGGCCGCCGTCGTCGAGGCCATCGACGCCGAGATCCCCCTCGCGGTCGTCATCACCGAGGGCATCGCCGTCCACGACTCCGCCGCCTTCTGGGCGTACGCGAAGTCGAAGGGCAACAAGACCCGCATCATCGGCCCGAACTGCCCCGGACTCATCACCCCGGGCCAGTCCAACGCCGGCATCATCCCGGGCGACATCACGAAGCCGGGCCGTATCGGCCTGGTCTCGAAGTCCGGCACGCTGACGTACCAGATGATGTACGAGCTCCGTGACATCGGCTTCTCGTCGGCCGTCGGCATCGGTGGCGACCCGGTCATCGGTACGACGCACATCGACGCGCTCGCCGCGTTCGAGGCCGACCCCGACACCGACCTGATCGTCATGATCGGTGAGATCGGCGGCGACGCCGAGGAGCGTGCGGCGGACTACATCGCGAAGAACGTGACGAAGCCGGTCGTCGGCTACGTCGCGGGCTTCACCGCGCCCGAGGGCAAGACCATGGGCCACGCCGGCGCCATCGTCTCCGGCTCCTCCGGCACGGCCGCCGCGAAGAAGGAGGCCCTTGAGGCCGCCGGCGTCAAGGTCGGCAAGACGCCGACCGAGACGGCGAAGCTGGCCCGCGCCATCCTCGCCGGCTGA
- the sucC gene encoding ADP-forming succinate--CoA ligase subunit beta, with amino-acid sequence MDLFEYQARDLFAKHGVPVLAGEVIDTPEGARAATERLGGKSVVKAQVKVGGRGKAGGVKLAATPDEAVARATDILGMDIKGHTVHKVMIAETAPEILEEYYVSYLLDRTNRTFLAMASVQGGMDIEEVAEKTPEALAKVPVDAVEGVSIEKAREIVALAKFPAEVAEKVAEILVTLWETFVAEDALLLEVNPLAKVASGAVLALDGKVSLDENAEFRQADHAALEDKESANPLEAAAKAKNLNYVKLDGEVGIIGNGAGLVMSTLDVVAYAGENHGGVKPANFLDIGGGASAAVMANGLEIILGDPDVKSVFVNVFGGITACDEVANGIVQALQLLADKGEEVSKPLVVRLDGNNAELGRKILSDANHPLVQRVDTMDGAADKAAELAAAK; translated from the coding sequence GTGGACCTGTTCGAGTACCAGGCGAGGGACCTCTTCGCCAAGCACGGTGTACCGGTGCTGGCCGGTGAAGTCATCGACACGCCTGAAGGGGCGCGCGCGGCGACCGAGCGACTTGGCGGCAAGTCCGTCGTCAAGGCGCAGGTCAAGGTCGGTGGCCGCGGCAAGGCCGGCGGCGTGAAGCTGGCCGCCACCCCGGACGAGGCCGTCGCCCGCGCGACGGACATCCTCGGCATGGACATCAAGGGCCACACGGTCCACAAGGTGATGATCGCCGAGACGGCCCCGGAGATCCTTGAGGAGTACTACGTCTCGTACCTCCTCGACCGCACGAACCGCACCTTCCTCGCCATGGCGTCCGTCCAGGGCGGCATGGACATCGAGGAGGTCGCGGAGAAGACCCCCGAGGCCCTCGCGAAGGTCCCGGTCGACGCCGTCGAGGGCGTTTCGATCGAGAAGGCCCGCGAGATCGTGGCGCTGGCGAAGTTCCCGGCCGAGGTGGCCGAGAAGGTCGCCGAGATCCTCGTGACCCTGTGGGAGACCTTCGTCGCGGAGGACGCGCTCCTCCTGGAGGTCAACCCCCTCGCCAAGGTCGCCTCCGGCGCCGTGCTGGCGCTGGACGGGAAGGTCTCCCTGGACGAGAACGCCGAGTTCCGCCAGGCGGACCACGCCGCTCTTGAGGACAAGGAGTCGGCCAACCCGCTGGAGGCCGCCGCCAAGGCGAAGAACCTCAACTACGTCAAGCTCGACGGCGAGGTCGGCATCATCGGCAACGGCGCGGGTCTCGTCATGAGCACCCTCGACGTCGTCGCGTACGCCGGTGAGAACCACGGCGGCGTGAAGCCGGCCAACTTCCTCGACATCGGCGGCGGCGCCTCCGCCGCGGTCATGGCGAACGGCCTGGAGATCATCCTCGGCGACCCGGACGTCAAGTCCGTCTTCGTCAACGTCTTCGGTGGCATCACCGCCTGTGACGAGGTCGCCAACGGCATCGTCCAGGCGCTGCAGCTGCTCGCCGACAAGGGCGAGGAGGTCAGCAAGCCGCTGGTCGTGCGTCTCGACGGCAACAACGCCGAGCTGGGTCGCAAGATCCTCTCCGACGCCAACCACCCGCTGGTCCAGCGCGTGGACACCATGGACGGCGCGGCCGACAAGGCCGCCGAGCTCGCGGCCGCGAAGTAA
- a CDS encoding vWA domain-containing protein has translation MSGGAVNTEPTDQADRTGTTDRTGVADQAAGVGDERLRRWRLVLGGEDADGTGCALAGQDAAMDGALGALYGNGKGGRARAGQERSAGLGASAPSVARWLGDIRTYFPSSVVQVMQRDAIDRLGLSTLLLEPEMLEAVEADVHLVGTLLSLNKAMPETTKETARAVVRKVVDDLEKRLATRTRATLTGALDRSARISRPRHQDIDWNRTIAANLKHYLPEYRTVVPERLIGYGRASQSVKKEVVLCIDQSGSMAASVVYASVFGAVLASMRSINTRLVVFDTAVVDLTDQLDDPVDVLFGTQLGGGTDINRALAYCQSQITRPADTVVVLISDLYEGGIRNEMLKRVAAMKASGVQFVTLLALSDEGAPAYDREHAAALAGLGAPAFACTPDLFPEVMAAAIEKRPLPIPDTGSPAT, from the coding sequence ATGAGCGGGGGAGCGGTGAACACGGAACCGACCGACCAGGCCGACCGGACCGGGACGACCGACCGGACCGGTGTCGCCGACCAGGCAGCCGGTGTCGGCGACGAGCGGCTGCGGCGCTGGCGGCTCGTGCTGGGCGGGGAGGACGCGGACGGTACGGGCTGCGCGCTCGCGGGGCAGGACGCCGCGATGGATGGGGCACTCGGCGCGCTCTACGGCAACGGGAAGGGCGGCAGGGCACGGGCGGGGCAGGAGCGTTCGGCGGGGCTCGGGGCGTCCGCGCCGTCCGTGGCCCGGTGGCTGGGCGACATCCGGACGTACTTCCCGTCCTCCGTCGTCCAGGTCATGCAGCGGGACGCCATCGACCGCCTCGGCCTGTCCACCCTGCTCCTGGAGCCGGAGATGCTGGAGGCCGTGGAGGCCGACGTCCACCTGGTCGGCACCCTGCTCTCGCTGAACAAGGCGATGCCCGAGACGACCAAGGAGACGGCACGGGCGGTCGTGCGCAAGGTGGTCGACGACCTGGAGAAGCGGCTCGCGACCCGCACCCGGGCGACCCTCACGGGAGCCCTCGACCGCAGTGCGCGCATCAGCAGGCCGCGCCACCAGGACATCGACTGGAACCGCACCATCGCGGCCAACCTCAAGCACTATCTGCCCGAGTACCGCACGGTCGTGCCCGAGCGGCTCATCGGCTACGGACGTGCCTCGCAGTCGGTGAAGAAGGAGGTCGTCCTCTGCATCGACCAGTCGGGCTCGATGGCGGCGTCGGTCGTGTACGCGTCGGTGTTCGGCGCGGTCCTCGCCTCGATGCGGTCGATCAACACGCGGCTCGTCGTCTTCGACACGGCGGTCGTCGACCTCACCGACCAGCTCGACGATCCGGTCGACGTCCTCTTCGGCACGCAGCTCGGCGGCGGCACGGACATCAACAGGGCGCTGGCGTACTGCCAGTCGCAGATCACGCGTCCCGCCGACACCGTGGTCGTGCTCATCAGCGACCTCTACGAAGGGGGCATCCGCAACGAGATGCTCAAGCGGGTCGCCGCGATGAAGGCGTCCGGGGTGCAGTTCGTGACGTTGCTCGCGCTGTCGGACGAGGGGGCCCCGGCGTACGACCGTGAACACGCGGCGGCGTTGGCGGGGCTGGGCGCACCGGCGTTCGCCTGTACGCCCGACCTCTTTCCGGAGGTGATGGCCGCGGCGATCGAGAAGCGCCCGCTGCCGATACCGGACACCGGCAGTCCGGCGACGTAG